gaagaaaaaaaggccttCATGTAGAAGATGATACCGCAAGATTGGAAACAGAATACAATAGTATAACCGGCACAGACTTCAAGAGCCATGGTGCTAGTGTGCTGACATCTTGAAACTTGTGGTTAAACAAGTTAAAATagcatggaaattaaaaatttcagtATAGTCCACAATGGATTaaaatttgttaaaatatttcaattttgtATCAGAATAAAGTGTATATTGTCAAATGACTTACAATCTAAAATGCGTTGGCATCACCTTTTTTTAGTGCTGTGAAGAACACTAAGTGGTCTAGAATTGTTGCAACACATTTTATTACAGGATCATCTTTCCAACTTGAGACTGCAAGCCAAAAACCCTTGGTTCAGGCCAGCTTTTCAGCTTTATTCTTAATAGTTTCATAGTGGGATATTTTGATCAAGAAACAAATGGTCtccatgtggcagcttgtcagTTTATGTGAGGTCAGCAGTGTGAGGCTTTTGACTTGGCAGTGTCACTAGGCACTCAGATTTGCGAGCATACTCTGTACCTCAGTAATAATAGTAACAAAATAAAGGTTATCACTTGCAATCCgatgtttttatatatatgaataatgtggattttttttcctcaatgatATTGGGGGGTTTGATGCGGGAGCAGCATGCACTGTGGCGATGATGTGCGGAACACTGGTTTAAACTGAATGCAAGTTGTCACAGACCAACAGACCAAGTTACTTTAGACTGATTCTTCAGCTGATGAAATTCAAACAAGGCTGCTGCATTAACtgcaggttttttgttgttgcactTTGGTTTTGGTAACGGAAGAAGCATCTTGGTATTATGTTTTAGACAAATGCATGGTACAAATACAGCAGTCCCTGCAAAGGTTGTAAGGATGCTGTTTGCCTTTGGCTTTCACATTAGTGAAATTGAGGAACAAATGAAAGTGCAGGGCAGGAGTTTACTGAGATGTCTGTTTTATAGCCAATTTGtaattaaaagtatttataGTGCAGCTGTAGAGAGAATCTGACAGACATTTGATAGCATAGTTAATGGCAAGGGGAACCCAGGAGCATTTTTGGtgctctgtgctttgcattCAGCCCCTGCCTGTGTTTAAGAGTTACTGTGTGTCATTGTTGACTGTCTGGGGCCATGGCTGGGTGTGCTTCTAGATGCCTATGCTCTGAAATTGCCATCTTCAAATATGGATTAGTCGTCTTGCTTTAAGTGGCAGCAGTGTCTTGCATCCCCCAGTGCCTACCCATGATATGGACCATCagtggcaagaaaaaaatcagatcaaGCATGCCTTTTAGAACTTGCACAGGGATGAAGAGAGTTTTTAATGTTCAGATCAACATGTCTTACAAATTATGCATTTTCTGTATTGAAGAAATCCAAACCAATCAAGTGCAATGAGTTCTTCTGAGTAGTAAACAAAACCATGCTATTTATTTGCCCATTTTTCGCTCTTTTATAAATCATAATTTAAACTCCACAAAGCTTTTCAATTCACCGAGCAGAGATTCCAAACAGAGCAGGTGGATGGCTGCTAGTATGCAGTTTTCCATAAGCACCAAAGTaacagcagggagaggtgatGCTCATTGACTGAAGTCAGAGGCACAGTAGTGTATTTCTAGGAGAATTGCTCAAAAGCCTACAGAAATTTTAGCTGGAAAAATGCATAATGCTGACAATGCTTTAACAGATTTTAAatgcctttggaaaaaaatctcgTGAATTTTCATAGTgttcaaagaagaaaacaaaaaatgtgagACTGCATAGACTGCAAACTTTGTGTTACATGGTCTTTCCAAAGGTTATTAAAATGAAGCTGAATGAAGCATTGGTAATGCTCACACTGCTGTGTGATTGATAATTATGCTAGAGGAAGACTTAGTCTTGGAAAAACTAGCAAGGATTTCTCTCCtttaaggaaataaatgtgTATGAAGTAGAGTTAAAAAAGTTTAATGAGCTGATAAGGCAAAATCAAACACTGAGTGTCAACTTTTATactaaattaatatattaaatataaagcAAGTATAAATGTGTAAGAAAAATAGGGAACACTATTGCATATgtataaaaaatataagaagCCATCCTGGTTGTCTTGCAAGAAATTATATTCAGAAGGCTAAAatcatttatatatatatatatatatatatatcaaatCTATGAATATAACAATAGATAGGAACAGTATATAAATATggcatatttaaatatttacatatatatggAAACTAGTCAAAGTGGTGCTATAAGAAGGCAATGTCTGTTATAAAGTCAGATTAAAAATTTTGTGTATGCCCATCTGCATTATGTGATTAATTTTCAACTTGCATCTTTCATAAACTAATTAACAACTTCAAAATTATCATTGCATAAACTTGACAAATATTACTTAATTCTGCATTCCACCTCACAGTAAAAACTATCATGATAATGATACCAAACTGGTAACTCAGAGAACAGGAGCCAGCCGTACTGCCCTTCAAAGTTTAGTCCCTGACTGCCTACTCTTAGGAACAAGAAAGACATTGCCATCTCTAGTTTGCTGCAGTGAATATTCACTAGGAGAGTAAGGCTTTCCATCTTCATCACGTAGCATGCTGAAGACCTCGAGGTACAAGGTGGTGAATTGCTTTTTCATTTGATGAAGGCTCCTGTCATGCTCTCCTTTTTCCTTAAgcaatttctctttctcatcttTTAGGTTACTCAAATCATGCTCCAGTTCTACtatattttccagttttcttttacGGCAATTTTGAGCAGCCACTTTGTTCTTGCCTCTCCTGCGTATATCTCGAATAAGTGTAAGCTGGGCTTCATTGAACTGCTCCTTAGACATCATTTCACTGAAGTCGGCAACGGGGAGATTGATGATTTTTTCAACAGGAAAAGGGATCTGCAGCGCTCTTGCTCTTTGCTCATCTCTTGTGAGATGAGCATCAAGGCGGCCTGGAGGTTTATCTTTTGTGAAGGGAGCTTTGGgttggctgggagcaggagggagttCTTTCTTTGGTGCGGTTGTACGTGGCAAACTTGGTCTTTGAGTGCTTGGCCCTAAGGAAGAAAACACTCGATCCTGGAGGTGCAAAGAGtacacaccagcactgctctgcagcataCTTCCAGGAGCACTATCCGTGTCTTCCATTTCAGAATCGCTGCAACCCAAAGTCTTATCTGCATAGGCAGATGATTCCACAGAGTGTTCCGGCGACGCTACGCTGGAACTTGCATTCAGTGAAATACCAGAGTCAGAATCGTTACATTCTGCTCTGGTCCCTGAGTGGTCGCCATTAAAAGCTTTACACAGTGCAAAGTCAGAAAGATCAATAGGTTCACTTAAAATGTCTGCCAGGGATTGACTGATAGTGTTCGTTGCTGCTGCATCACCGTTCACCTTTGTATCAATAAACGTGGTGTAGAAATCCTCACAGAAATCAGGGTTTGAAGGGGATGTGTCATTTAAAGAGTTCACACTCAGCTGGCTGGTGTCTTCTGGTGGCAAAATGCCCGAGAAGGGGCCCTCCATACCATCCAGGAAATCTGGACTGCAGTTAATGTCTTTTTTCAGCATGGGTAATGAGCTGCAGtaactgcagctgctgtgcatcTCTGCTGGCTTGGCTTCAGGGTTCGTGATTGTGCTCACCTCAGCCAAGTTATCATTTTCAATGTTCAGGCACTAGATGGGGAATGCAAGGGAGAAGTTGAGTAACACATCTGCAATTGATAAAATCCTTTTCTACAACCCAAAAGCATTAAATAGCAATCAACATGGACATAAAGGGGTTTTATAACACTGTTGTAGTCTAGATGCAGCACCCTTGTGCTGTGAAGAGGCAGTCAAGGAAGATGACAGATACCAAAGCAAGAGCACAATATAACTTGTTCTGGACAAAGCATTTTAGAGTAAGAGAGCAGAGCCTCTCAGGCTCAGAGCAAGATGCTGAAGACACCCATTCCAATGTGTTCTGGAAACTGCATGGAGCCCTCCTGTTCTGGTAATTGCTAGGGGGgatcctggagctgccaggtCTGAACTTCTCACAAGCACCACCAGGAATGGCATGAgtacagaaatgtaaaattccTGAATGAGACTTAATGAGCATGTACAGCAAACAATAACTTCTAGCACTATTACTTTCATGTCACAGTTCCTCAAAAACAAGATTCTTCTAGGATTTACTGAATGAAGGATCTTTCAGCACAGAGCAATGTAATTCTTGCTGAAGTAAGAAAAGTGTTAACATGGAGCCAGGCAAACACAATAGTTCAGCTGGCTAACACCAGTGTGAGTGTCAGACTGCTCCACTGATGGGCTTTAACTGGCTACAAGAACAAATTTATAATGAGCTGGCAGTTGCCTAACTGAAGCTGAAATAAGCAGGCCTGCTGTCCCCCAAGAATTACTTAAGTAGAGGCTGTTCATGGCTTAAGCTAAGATTTTCAATGTGAGAGctctatttttccatttctctaaACATAATTTGTAAAAGGCAGTGCCCTCATTTTAATTATctgttttttcaagaaaattattcaATTACTATTCAGAATTACTGcaatatattattttgttttggtttcctaATGTATTTTCACCATTACTGCTGCCTCTTCACAGCCAATTGCCCTTGTTACTTATGTGGGGCATTTAAGCCTAACAGAGTAATCAGGTTAGAAAACtagaagaatataaaaaataaaaaaaagacaaagggaagagggagagtGGCAGGAAAAATTCAGCTCCTGCAAATTTTCACTCTAGTTTTTTGAAATATGATTCAGATTTATGGGCACTCCACCAAGCAGTCATCTCTTGCATTAACAGCATAAAGTAGAGCAGCAGCATGCTGGAAAGCTTGATGACATTCTACAgtaatatatttgaaaataaatttactcAGTTTTATAAtcaaatataaagaaaatagaaatataaacatAGGATAAAAATCCCTACATATTCTCTGTATTAGCAAAGTGActcttttgttcttttgaaaTATCCAGTTCATGTACATTACATAAGTTCTTACTGAATATGTATGAACAGCATTAATATAAATATACCTGACTCTTTTGTGTACCTAAATATATAGTCTATTATCAgctttaaaaaaccttttccttagATAAAAGTTGAATGCAAAAGTAATCATATTCACACAATTGGACACTGCCAAAAAGCCCCCAACATTTACAGTAACACTTGTGAAAACAATTTCTGTTGTAGATCCATGACTCAGCAGTGTCCATTTCtgagcagctgcattttaacGATGGTCACGCTGTACCACACAGAGGCAAACAGTGACTTGCTGTTTTCCTCACAAACATGAGGAAGTTCTGGCTGAGAAGTGTTTCATTAAGGCTTATCCATAAACAACTCATTTCATGCTTTCTACATGTTTTTCAATATactctttttgaaaaaaattaaagcttaTATTGACTTATAAACATCCTACAGGTGTAGAAACCAAGTCATAGTCACCATCTGTTCAGATGCTGTTGTACTGCCTTCTCCAAAGTACCACAGTCCTCCAAAAATaacatgctttgtttttcaggtgCTTGTCATACTAACCTGTAACTCTGGAAGGGACAATAATTCTTCCCAAACTTGCTCTATGTTCTGCATATTCTCTGCATCAGTGGGTTGTTCTAGATCAGGGGATTCAGGTGGCTGAGTTTGATCAGAGGAAACAAAGGCTGGGTTGCTATTGACCTGAGCAGGAACCACTgactgaaatgcagctgaagaAGCCTGAAGGGTTtaaacaaacaattaaaaagccGAACAAACAACGATAACTAAAAAACCCACTCAAAAAATCAAATGTGCGTTTTCCAAAGCAAAAACCTAGTTTTTGGAGTTCTACCATTTCTGCAGAACAAACAGGTGTTTCttaggaaaagcatttttttaatatagtggaatattataaaaataagcTCAAGCCTACTCACTGCTTTATGCCAGCTGGGGCCAGCTTGAGGAGAAAGATCACAAATTAGTCTTATGGTGAAGACAAATCTTAGTCAGAGAAGACATGAGACTGACCCTGTGGAAAACTACCCATGAAACCACTGAACTGTGCATTTTTACCTCATGCTCATCTATAAATGGGAATGCTTCTGCCAAAAGCTGCATGCAGTCATCAAAGGACAAGGCCTCAGCTTCTGGTTTTGAAGGCTCTGTAGTCTAAACAGGAAAGTTATGAAAAAAGGTTACTGCATCTTTGAGTAACAGAAGATCTTCCATTACAGCAACACATGCAAATTCATTTTAGGCAGCCACTAGCATTATGCCTTCCTGTTAATGGAAAAAGGGTTAAACACACTCAAACCACTGGAGTTTACCTGTGAGAAAGGAACGGGTCGCTCAGTATTTTCTGACTGAATGCACTGAGCTGGCTGCACAGGAACAAATTCACCTGTCTCTTCGTCTAACTCCAGCTGAGCCAGCAAggcttcctcctgctctttctggagctgctcttgTCTTTCCTTTTCAAGTTTCTTCTGCTTCTCGAGTTCATACTCCTTCTGCCGCTGCCTAGAATCAAAAACTTCACGTCTTGCCCCAAGGTCTATGTCTTGCCTCCAAAGGATGTCAATCAAGTTCATATCCTgcaacagaaatgctttttttaagcAAGTTCCTCCCAGGCAGAACTGGTTTAGAACAACAGCAAAGCTTCAGATCTCTGAGTCAAATGGGCAGACTCATGGAACTGAAGCTTATTCTCTTAATCCTACAAAATTATCAACATAGAACATGGCTCTATATGACCTTTCTGAAGTGTGTGATCTGGTGGTTTGCTTTCTGTGGCCCACACAGCGGCTCACAGAAACCAAGAATTTATTACAAGTGGTAAGGTAATACAGGAACTAGCCAGAGGATAAATATATTAGTTTTTGACTTGTCTCACGGAAAACATGAAGATACAGAATGAATTTGTCacaaagaaagtaatttttaggtgaaaagagagaaatggagaaGTTTGACcgtgtaaatttttttttcacatgttcTTGTAGAACTGCAAAAGCTGCCTAGAAATATGATGGAGGCTTCCTGAAGTAACCATAATAGCcatgcaaaatgtattttggatTAGTAATGTTCCATTCTGGTATTAAAGATCAGCAGAACAGAGCTGCAAGAGAATCTGGTTTCAAAGACACCAAGTGACATAACATCACTAGcactaaagaaaattatttagacTATTAgtaaaaaattgtaatttaaagCTTAGTCTGTGTTGATGTTCTAAATGTGGCTGGTTTGGAGCAGCTGAGTATAAACAGTGATTGCAGGGTCTCAAATACTGTTAATGAGATGGCCCCTGGCTCATCACGGAGTCCAAATGGAATTCTGCTATCGAGGAAAGAGCAATTGCTTAATACTATTTGCTATGGCTacaattacttttaatttattgGATCAAGGTTTTTTATTGGGAGGGGGCAAGGGGGTTAGTGGATTATTTTGATTTAGTTTTTTACTGTTCAAGTAGTCAATATTCTTAGGGCTGAAGTCTAGAGTATTTTCTTCTATGTAGAAAACACTCTAACACTCAAAATGTATCAATTTGTATGCCTGCTGATACAGAATTTTAATACTTGCTAGCCACATTTCTCAGATGGGTAAATGCCAACTATTTAGCTGATGCCTGGAAGTTTTTGATTTTACATCATGTTTTATtatgcttaaaattaaaatgcccCCTTTAGCGCAGCATGTGAAAATAATGTTCAGTGCTGGGCATCCTCATCAGATTAAACTATACAAGTAATACACCAAATACTGCATTTCATTCAAACAGAACCTTCCTGATTCACCCACCAGCTCTATACCCAAGATAGAATTTCTCTGCCATCGTATCAAATTAAAACATTCCCTTCTCTCTGAAGGTTAATTTCAAACAGAGAAGCAAAGTAACCTGAATGCCAGCTCATGCTGCCATTCAAAATGATCACATCTGTACAACAGCTATGGCAAAAAGCTTTAGGCCAAGTCCACGTCTGAACAAACCAATTCAGTGTCCTCATTCCACATGGCATGAACTTCTActaataactaaaaaaaaatgtttttttactAAAATTGGGTAATTAACATAAAATATCTTTGTGTAACACAATGCAGGCACTTCCAaatctaaaatatatttaatataccTTGCTGGGAGATACCAAACTCGGCTTTAATGGCCAGCAATGAAGAAGCTGAAATTATTACAGTGGCTGCCCAAGACAATGTTTGGTCTTTCCAGACTGGCAGGGTAAAATGAACTAATTAAGTTCTGCAGTAATTGTAGATGCTGCAATATGGTATAGCTTCATTAAGGGCCAGTAGTTTACCAGCTGCTCAGTGTCTCCTTCTGCAGCAGATCCAAAAGTGCTTCCTAATCTCTGAGCATTTGCAATATGTTCTGGATAAAACTGCAGGATCTGGATTTTAGGGCTCACTTCAGAATTATTCATTTACAAAGCACCATTAAAAATGTGACTCAAAAGatttttctgtgcatgtgtgtgtataatgCACAAGAAGAACTGCTGCTCAGTTTCAGGTTAaaccatgaaaaacaaaaggttttttttctgtagctaCAGAaggcaaaacacattttccttaaGAAGAAAATCCATGTAGCCTTAGTACAAAAACATAGGACACAGCTATTACCTCTTTCAGCCATTCTAATGGCAACATTCATTATCAAAGTAAGCAGCTTTGGGTGCTGCCTCCTTTGTGGGATGAGATGTCTCCAAAGACACCGGCTGACCAAAAACGCTGTGGCTGTACACCACTTTGTGTGTGCAGCAGTCAGTTCAGGATTCTTTTTTTGAATGAATATGCTCCTGTACTTATCAAGGTTGTCAGGATCTCGAGCTGTTGTCTGACAAATATGACAGCACTGATTGGCTCCTGTCACTATTTTTTGAGTGACCATATTTAGGTCAGTGTCTTATCTCTAGCAGAGAGTTGAGCTGTGCCAAACAGCGTCATGCTCTACCCTGGAGGGCACTGCTTGTCAGGagcacttttaaattttatttagttgTGCTAGTGATGCTTAAATCCAAAAGGatgggttgttttgtttttgttaccAACATGTAACTGGAAAAGAGCCCTCctattttcagtttgaaaagttGTACATAAATACAGCAATGTTAGTCTTAACTTTGAATAATAATTCAACTACTATTACTCTTAACATAAATGGGCTATACGGAAGAAGTGTTCTTCTGGTCAATATGCTGATATGTAGTATCTAACAGCACACTGATTTAAATATTAACCTGCCACTTAACACTTATCTATAATTTCAACCAATGCTTTTAGTAATACTTCccttttcaagggaaaaaaaagtattctggTCATTAGTCCAAAGCCTCAGGTTAAAGTTAAGGGAGTCAACACTGACAAGTGATTCACTGAGGAATGAATCACAACCACAAGCACGCGGTAATGGCAAAGaactcttaaaaaaacccttgcaGTCTAAAGCAAACATTTTGCAATTTTGTTCCTTTAGCCTCCCCACAGTCTTCCTCTTTATCTCCCTGCCCTGTCGAACACCAGCACCCACATACACAGAGGTACCCACAGAGACAGGCATTCTACCTTAGGTTCACCACTGAGGCAATTTTCCCCTTCTGCTGTGAAAGTATCCCAGAAGTAATAGTGTACTCAATGCCTGGAGGGTTAAAACTACAGCTATTAAAATGtgctttcctctcctgtgcAAGAGCGACCCGCTGGTTTTCAGATGCCTCAACACGACGTGCTGGTCTCAGAAAGACTCATTTGGAGGGACAAATGAGCACAGACTGGCCTCTAAACTGGAACACGTGCACCAAGAGTCCTGTGAGAGATTCATCTgacccagagctggctgctgcccttcAGAGCAAGGCTGACCACTTCCCTGAATATCAGACACATTTACTGCAAAGGCGCAGCCTCATGTGACAGCCTCCACAAGCGCCCACTTGTTCTTTCCTCCGTTGTGCAATTTCTTGGATTGCATCAGAGGAAATGATGGGCTTGGCAGAGCCAAGGGGCCACGCAGGAAGAGCCCGGCCTGTGCCCAGAAGGGATTGCAGCCGTGGTGCTTCCCCCTCGCCTGGAGCTCAGCTCTCTCCCTCCGAACACCAACACTTGGCCAAGGGCAAATGCATTATGGGATTCAACTTGCAGATTACCATCATCCAACATTTCTAACTTTGAAGAAAACTGTATGGGTTTAAGACTTTTCCCAAGCAGACAAACAGTCATTTGATTTTGGTTGatttcagtttgattttcttCACAATTGTGAAGACAGAGAAACAACTTCTCTCAACAGAAGACATGTCTGCTTTCCCATGATCCACGTAAGCAGGAGGTGCCTTGTACTGatggtttgatttttctgttcatttagTGATATGCTCTTCCAACCACATTGATAGCTTAGTTTGGACATATAAAGGCACTTTTAATAAGATAAACATAAATGTTAAACAATTCACATTAAGCCACCATCTGGCCCTCAATggaaattttcatgttttagaTTTACATATCAGCATTTGCCATCTGGGCAGAGTCTGTTATACATTTTATGAGAAAATCTCTGACTACATTGTAAAGTTTGACAATTAACTCTTATTGCTCCTAAGCAAATGTTTGCAGAAGGGTAAACAAAGGAAAGAGACCCTGTTTTCATGTTACTTTCATGGActgaattctgtgatttaaacAAAATGCTAATCTTTTGTTTCATCTCTGTCTGGTTTATCTGACTGGTTTTGGTGTTATTTGGAATATGAGCCATTGACAGGTAGCCTTGCTAGAATGGAAACATCCAGCAGCCCAAGTGTAAGGAGAGAAATAATCTCAACTCCTTCAACCCATTGTAAGCTATCCCCTGGATACAGAGTGCATTGTGAGCTTTGTGCATTTACTTCTCAAATCATGCCTTTTGCACCATAAACTGAGATAACACGAGAAGAATCTCCCACCagacaaggattttttttcctttgccatgATCTGTTAGCACCTAACCCCTCAAAGACAGATGACTTCCCATGCCAGCAGGAGTCAATAGAAGAGCAAGAGTCAATGGCTATGGCatccagctgggagctcaggCCAGCACTGCATCAAGAGCAGGGAAACATTCCTACAGCTTACCCACAGAAAGAGACAGGGCAAAGTATCCCTCACTTTTTATCTTATCACTTACGTGTTCCAGGAAGTGAagggaatgaggaaaaaagcacctcacatttctgctttaattaaaaaaactgtGTTGGAAGTGAGACAGGCTCAAGTGAGACACTTCAAGCCAAGAATAAAAAGGAGGCCATCAAGTAGTAAGGCAAGTACAAGAGGAGCTTGTACTGGCAGCATCTT
This genomic interval from Motacilla alba alba isolate MOTALB_02 chromosome 7, Motacilla_alba_V1.0_pri, whole genome shotgun sequence contains the following:
- the NFE2L2 gene encoding nuclear factor erythroid 2-related factor 2 isoform X1, which gives rise to MEVEAAAAAQDMNLIDILWRQDIDLGARREVFDSRQRQKEYELEKQKKLEKERQEQLQKEQEEALLAQLELDEETGEFVPVQPAQCIQSENTERPVPFSQTTEPSKPEAEALSFDDCMQLLAEAFPFIDEHEASSAAFQSVVPAQVNSNPAFVSSDQTQPPESPDLEQPTDAENMQNIEQVWEELLSLPELQCLNIENDNLAEVSTITNPEAKPAEMHSSCSYCSSLPMLKKDINCSPDFLDGMEGPFSGILPPEDTSQLSVNSLNDTSPSNPDFCEDFYTTFIDTKVNGDAAATNTISQSLADILSEPIDLSDFALCKAFNGDHSGTRAECNDSDSGISLNASSSVASPEHSVESSAYADKTLGCSDSEMEDTDSAPGSMLQSSAGVYSLHLQDRVFSSLGPSTQRPSLPRTTAPKKELPPAPSQPKAPFTKDKPPGRLDAHLTRDEQRARALQIPFPVEKIINLPVADFSEMMSKEQFNEAQLTLIRDIRRRGKNKVAAQNCRKRKLENIVELEHDLSNLKDEKEKLLKEKGEHDRSLHQMKKQFTTLYLEVFSMLRDEDGKPYSPSEYSLQQTRDGNVFLVPKSRQSGTKL
- the NFE2L2 gene encoding nuclear factor erythroid 2-related factor 2 isoform X2; the protein is MNLIDILWRQDIDLGARREVFDSRQRQKEYELEKQKKLEKERQEQLQKEQEEALLAQLELDEETGEFVPVQPAQCIQSENTERPVPFSQTTEPSKPEAEALSFDDCMQLLAEAFPFIDEHEASSAAFQSVVPAQVNSNPAFVSSDQTQPPESPDLEQPTDAENMQNIEQVWEELLSLPELQCLNIENDNLAEVSTITNPEAKPAEMHSSCSYCSSLPMLKKDINCSPDFLDGMEGPFSGILPPEDTSQLSVNSLNDTSPSNPDFCEDFYTTFIDTKVNGDAAATNTISQSLADILSEPIDLSDFALCKAFNGDHSGTRAECNDSDSGISLNASSSVASPEHSVESSAYADKTLGCSDSEMEDTDSAPGSMLQSSAGVYSLHLQDRVFSSLGPSTQRPSLPRTTAPKKELPPAPSQPKAPFTKDKPPGRLDAHLTRDEQRARALQIPFPVEKIINLPVADFSEMMSKEQFNEAQLTLIRDIRRRGKNKVAAQNCRKRKLENIVELEHDLSNLKDEKEKLLKEKGEHDRSLHQMKKQFTTLYLEVFSMLRDEDGKPYSPSEYSLQQTRDGNVFLVPKSRQSGTKL